The Crocosphaera subtropica ATCC 51142 genome includes a window with the following:
- the tnpA gene encoding IS200/IS605 family transposase, whose product MKDDFVSSGRAISDLKAHLVLTTKYRRKVFTGSMIERLQTIIWELCCKWDCKMIEVNGEADHIHLLFQYYPQLELPKFVGNLKSITSRRLRNEFPELANVYKKSVLWNESYFIASCGGVTVSQLKEYVENQKTPN is encoded by the coding sequence ATGAAAGATGATTTTGTTTCTAGTGGTAGAGCAATATCAGACTTAAAAGCACACTTAGTTTTGACCACTAAGTATCGCCGTAAAGTATTTACGGGGTCAATGATAGAACGACTTCAAACTATAATATGGGAACTCTGTTGTAAGTGGGATTGTAAGATGATTGAGGTCAATGGCGAGGCAGACCACATTCATTTACTTTTTCAATATTATCCACAACTAGAATTGCCTAAATTTGTAGGTAATTTAAAATCTATAACAAGTCGCCGTTTAAGAAATGAATTCCCAGAGTTAGCTAATGTTTATAAAAAGTCAGTTTTGTGGAATGAATCTTATTTTATTGCTAGTTGTGGAGGCGTAACAGTATCCCAATTGAAAGAATATGTTGAGAATCAAAAAACTCCTAATTGA
- the murC gene encoding UDP-N-acetylmuramate--L-alanine ligase: MVKTVDFSGRPFHFIGIGGIGMSALAYVLAKRQLPVSGSDLRSTHITERLQGVGAHIFSRQEATNLELFNSSPERVLETVSVAVNGTQPSYPNGNGKTFSDSPSLLLQETLPQVICSTAIAHNNSEYAAAKEKGCPIFHRSDVLAALIRDYQSIAVAGTHGKTTTSSLIGYMLLKADLDPTIIVGGEVDAWEGNARIGAKGGYLVAEADESDGSLTKHYPNIGIVTNIELDHPDHYQTLDDVVKTFQIFETQCDLLIGCLDCETVASELTPAITYSLDPSKGADYTVQNVTSNHKGTFAEVWERGNYLGEIRLTIPGSHNLSNALAAIAVGRKLGLNFAVIADALFTFAGAKRRFEQRGQCNGITFIDDYAHHPSEIEATLSAARSKVDGETISRVVAIFQPHRYSRTATFLKEFATCFKDADLVILTDIYSAGEVNLHNISGQDLAEAVENNHSQVIYEPSLKGLPQVIPDLIKPGDLVLFLGAGNLNQIIPEMINTYHTASTQSTANAMVETSINC, encoded by the coding sequence ATGGTGAAAACCGTAGATTTTAGTGGACGACCCTTTCATTTTATTGGCATTGGTGGCATTGGAATGTCAGCCTTAGCCTATGTCTTAGCGAAACGGCAATTACCCGTATCGGGGTCTGATTTGCGTTCAACCCATATTACCGAACGATTACAAGGGGTAGGAGCGCATATTTTTAGTCGCCAAGAAGCAACTAACCTAGAATTATTTAATTCGAGTCCAGAACGAGTCTTAGAAACCGTATCGGTGGCGGTGAATGGGACTCAACCATCCTACCCCAATGGTAATGGGAAAACTTTCTCTGACTCCCCTAGCTTATTGCTTCAAGAAACCTTACCTCAAGTCATCTGTTCAACAGCGATCGCCCATAACAACTCAGAATATGCTGCAGCCAAAGAAAAGGGATGTCCTATTTTTCATCGTTCCGATGTCTTAGCTGCTTTAATTCGGGACTATCAAAGCATTGCTGTAGCTGGAACCCACGGTAAAACCACCACCAGCAGTTTAATTGGTTATATGCTGCTCAAAGCAGACCTTGATCCGACGATCATTGTGGGAGGAGAAGTGGATGCTTGGGAAGGAAATGCTCGTATTGGAGCTAAAGGGGGTTATCTCGTAGCAGAAGCGGATGAGTCCGATGGTTCTCTCACCAAACACTATCCCAACATTGGCATTGTTACCAATATTGAACTGGATCACCCTGACCATTATCAAACCCTCGATGATGTGGTCAAAACCTTTCAAATTTTTGAAACCCAGTGCGATCTATTAATTGGCTGTTTAGACTGTGAGACAGTCGCTAGTGAATTAACCCCTGCTATCACTTATAGTTTAGACCCCAGTAAAGGAGCCGACTATACTGTTCAAAATGTGACTAGCAACCACAAAGGAACCTTTGCTGAAGTTTGGGAACGAGGAAACTATTTAGGGGAAATACGCCTTACCATTCCAGGAAGCCATAACCTCAGTAATGCTTTAGCTGCGATCGCCGTGGGACGGAAATTAGGGTTAAACTTTGCTGTCATTGCGGATGCACTTTTTACCTTCGCAGGAGCCAAACGACGGTTTGAACAGCGTGGCCAGTGTAATGGCATTACCTTTATTGATGATTATGCCCATCATCCCAGTGAAATTGAAGCCACCCTCTCGGCCGCTCGGTCTAAAGTAGATGGTGAAACTATTTCCCGTGTCGTCGCTATTTTCCAGCCTCACCGCTATAGTCGCACAGCCACCTTTTTAAAGGAATTTGCTACTTGTTTCAAGGATGCAGATTTAGTGATTTTGACCGATATTTATAGTGCTGGAGAAGTCAACCTACACAATATCAGTGGCCAAGATTTAGCCGAAGCAGTAGAAAATAACCATTCTCAGGTGATTTACGAACCTTCCCTCAAGGGTTTACCCCAAGTGATCCCTGATTTAATCAAACCTGGTGATTTAGTGCTGTTTTTAGGGGCAGGAAATCTAAATCAGATTATTCCTGAAATGATTAACACCTATCACACAGCTTCAACACAGTCAACAGCCAATGCTATGGTTGAAACTTCAATTAATTGTTGA
- a CDS encoding RNA-guided endonuclease InsQ/TnpB family protein, with protein MLSPLLFCVTVIIAGRGKPIIVSYQYRLKPNYEQRCRLNSWLEKLRCQYNYLLADRFDWWENNRTYIDSCPLICSIAEPREQPEYYRQKRSLVQLKQERPWYKDIHAHVLQDMVKRVDLAFSRYIKGDKNGKRSGKPRFKGKNRYRTIGFPSIKADCVNNNRITFPKLGEIKFIQHRPLPDGFTVKRALITKKADGWYVTLTLEDKSVPSLTVDIQPTEENSLGIDSGLEFFVACSDSTTVKPPKFYRQSEDKLTKLQSKRDSRKLGSKARRKLNQKVAKLHQKIARQRQQWHYELANQLLDKADVLFVENLKISNMSRRNKPKQGEDGTFLPNGQSAKSGLNKSFADAGISGFLNEILPYKAAKAGKKVVKVNPKGTSRYCAICLNYVPKELSDRWHSCDCGASMARDINSGILIKKVGLGVRLTIKRKSSRSEEEKPAFCCLSNERLEYVMRTEDQGEVRFSTASAIML; from the coding sequence ATGTTGTCACCGTTGCTATTTTGTGTTACAGTCATTATAGCAGGTCGAGGTAAACCCATAATAGTTTCCTATCAATACCGTTTAAAACCTAACTACGAACAACGCTGTCGTCTAAATAGTTGGTTAGAAAAACTAAGATGTCAGTATAATTATTTATTGGCTGATAGATTTGATTGGTGGGAAAATAACCGAACTTATATTGATTCTTGTCCTTTAATTTGTAGTATTGCTGAACCTAGAGAACAACCAGAATATTACAGACAAAAAAGGTCATTAGTTCAATTAAAACAAGAACGTCCTTGGTATAAAGACATCCATGCCCATGTTTTACAAGATATGGTAAAAAGAGTTGATCTTGCTTTTAGCCGTTATATCAAGGGGGACAAAAATGGAAAACGTAGTGGTAAACCTCGATTTAAAGGAAAGAATAGGTATCGTACAATTGGGTTTCCATCTATCAAGGCTGACTGTGTTAATAATAATCGCATTACTTTCCCCAAATTAGGTGAAATTAAGTTTATTCAACATCGCCCTTTGCCTGATGGATTTACAGTAAAACGTGCTTTAATTACCAAAAAGGCTGATGGATGGTATGTAACGTTAACACTTGAAGATAAATCAGTTCCTAGCTTAACTGTAGATATTCAACCAACAGAAGAAAACAGTTTAGGGATAGATAGTGGCTTGGAGTTTTTCGTTGCTTGCAGTGACTCAACTACTGTTAAGCCACCTAAATTCTACCGTCAATCTGAAGATAAATTAACTAAACTTCAATCAAAAAGAGATAGTAGAAAATTAGGATCTAAAGCAAGAAGAAAACTTAACCAAAAAGTAGCCAAACTTCATCAGAAAATAGCGAGGCAACGTCAACAATGGCATTATGAATTAGCTAATCAACTATTAGATAAAGCTGATGTTTTATTTGTCGAAAACTTAAAGATATCAAATATGTCTAGACGAAACAAGCCTAAACAGGGAGAAGATGGGACTTTTCTACCTAATGGTCAATCGGCTAAATCTGGATTAAATAAAAGTTTTGCTGATGCTGGTATCTCTGGATTTCTTAACGAGATTCTTCCTTACAAAGCTGCAAAAGCTGGTAAGAAAGTTGTTAAAGTTAATCCAAAAGGTACAAGTCGATATTGTGCAATTTGTCTTAATTATGTTCCCAAAGAACTATCAGATCGTTGGCATTCTTGTGATTGTGGTGCATCAATGGCAAGAGATATTAACAGTGGGATATTGATTAAAAAAGTGGGGTTGGGCGTTCGCCTCACTATAAAACGCAAATCTTCGCGCTCAGAAGAGGAGAAGCCAGCGTTCTGTTGCCTAAGCAACGAACGCCTGGAGTACGTCATGCGAACAGAGGATCAGGGAGAGGTACGCTTTTCAACCGCCTCCGCAATAATGCTCTAA
- a CDS encoding DUF2996 domain-containing protein, whose protein sequence is MAEETKPKAKKEKPPAIEEKPFTEFMEQHFTPTLKDSLKKQGLDDIELSFTKAPLSIPGATSDEPCWQVIGTWNQGKRAFKLYFLEEDIKGQKAFSYAVNGKPPSTVESFMIDERKVTLDLMVLYTLQRLNGQKWLTRN, encoded by the coding sequence ATGGCAGAAGAGACGAAACCTAAGGCAAAAAAAGAAAAGCCCCCCGCTATTGAAGAGAAACCCTTCACCGAATTTATGGAGCAACATTTTACCCCAACGCTCAAAGACAGTCTAAAGAAACAAGGACTCGACGATATCGAGTTATCCTTCACAAAAGCTCCCTTATCTATCCCTGGGGCCACCTCTGATGAACCCTGCTGGCAAGTAATCGGCACTTGGAACCAAGGAAAACGAGCCTTTAAACTCTATTTTCTTGAAGAAGATATCAAGGGACAAAAAGCCTTTTCTTATGCCGTTAATGGCAAGCCTCCAAGTACCGTTGAATCCTTTATGATCGATGAACGTAAGGTTACCTTAGATTTGATGGTGTTATATACTCTACAACGCCTTAATGGACAAAAATGGTTAACCCGAAATTAG
- the murB gene encoding UDP-N-acetylmuramate dehydrogenase, with product MTTAFSPSSKPVELSGTTGKIYPNVSLAPHTSYRVGGQARWYAAPRNWDELQGTFEWFQKQDMPLMLLGAGSNLLISDRGIEGLVLSTRYLRHRRFDEETGRITVAAGQPIVSVAWQAAKRGWRGLEWAVGIPGTVGGAVVMNAGAHNQCAADCLVSAVVVSPDGKVETLTPEDLNYSYRTSALQGGQRLVIEATFQLQPGFSREAVTATTQDNLWKRKSSQPYDKPSCGSVFRNPTPYAAGWLIEQLGLKGYRVGDAEVSQRHANFILNCGQAKAQDIFRLIHHVQEKVQGHWSLLLEPEVKILGEFSTL from the coding sequence ATGACCACCGCTTTTTCCCCTTCATCTAAACCCGTCGAACTATCAGGAACCACAGGAAAAATCTATCCCAACGTTTCTCTTGCCCCTCATACCTCCTATCGAGTTGGGGGACAAGCCCGATGGTATGCTGCTCCTCGTAACTGGGATGAGTTACAAGGAACCTTTGAATGGTTTCAAAAACAAGATATGCCCTTAATGTTATTAGGAGCAGGATCAAATCTATTAATCAGCGATCGTGGCATTGAAGGGTTAGTCTTGAGTACCCGTTATCTCCGTCATCGTCGCTTTGATGAAGAAACAGGACGCATTACCGTAGCAGCCGGACAACCCATCGTGAGTGTGGCTTGGCAAGCAGCAAAACGGGGCTGGCGTGGCTTAGAATGGGCTGTGGGTATCCCTGGGACTGTTGGTGGGGCAGTAGTGATGAATGCAGGAGCGCATAACCAATGTGCTGCTGACTGTTTAGTCAGTGCCGTGGTGGTGTCCCCAGATGGCAAGGTGGAAACCTTAACACCAGAAGACTTAAACTACAGTTATCGCACCTCTGCGTTACAGGGAGGTCAACGGTTGGTCATAGAAGCTACTTTTCAACTGCAACCTGGGTTTAGCCGTGAAGCAGTGACCGCCACCACACAGGACAATCTTTGGAAGCGTAAAAGTTCTCAACCCTACGATAAACCCAGTTGTGGCAGTGTTTTCCGTAACCCAACCCCTTATGCTGCCGGTTGGCTAATTGAACAGTTAGGGTTAAAAGGGTATCGAGTGGGAGATGCAGAGGTGTCCCAACGTCATGCGAATTTTATCTTAAATTGCGGTCAGGCTAAAGCACAAGATATTTTTCGACTCATTCATCATGTTCAAGAAAAAGTTCAGGGTCATTGGTCTTTATTACTCGAACCAGAGGTTAAGATTTTAGGAGAGTTTTCTACTCTGTAA
- a CDS encoding sugar ABC transporter substrate-binding protein has translation MAVFSLLLSSTVGCNLDHKQPNLRINQAPILESSTYQQCQPFDVDHLSHQGTATQPWQIAYLFKTRSDPFWQQMEQGVQTVAQELGIKTLVKFTEEKPNTLGDVKKQISTILELIDNNDLDGLVIAPEDSIQLVPIIEKATQQGIKVIVIDTPIDTDQILTFVTFDNFEGGQILGEWVIQKLTQSSRRNNKINILILEGSLHEENTIERRQGFLEGLKRANKNYSLEILDLKSADWETKKAKMITQAWLEKFPTIDVIMAADDQMAVGASEAVQEANKSGIIITGFDGTPYGLNAIKTGQIDATINQLPRTQISLITQLMINSLEKEQTTLPLCQLIGQEQTENSLLITQDNINEALNP, from the coding sequence ATGGCAGTTTTTTCCTTGCTTCTCTCTTCAACGGTGGGTTGTAACCTAGACCATAAGCAACCTAACTTGAGAATTAATCAGGCTCCTATTTTAGAGTCTTCTACCTATCAACAATGTCAACCTTTCGATGTTGATCATCTATCCCATCAGGGAACAGCCACCCAACCCTGGCAAATTGCTTATTTGTTCAAAACTAGAAGCGATCCTTTTTGGCAACAAATGGAACAAGGAGTCCAAACCGTTGCCCAAGAATTGGGCATTAAAACCCTTGTTAAATTTACAGAAGAAAAACCGAATACATTAGGGGATGTTAAAAAGCAAATTAGTACCATTTTAGAGCTAATTGATAATAATGATTTGGATGGTTTAGTCATTGCCCCTGAAGATTCGATTCAGTTAGTTCCTATTATTGAAAAGGCAACACAACAAGGCATCAAAGTGATTGTGATTGATACGCCTATCGACACAGATCAAATTTTAACTTTTGTTACCTTTGATAATTTTGAGGGGGGTCAAATCCTTGGGGAATGGGTAATACAAAAGTTAACTCAATCTTCTAGAAGAAATAACAAGATTAACATTTTAATTTTAGAAGGTTCATTACATGAAGAAAATACCATCGAACGTCGACAAGGCTTTTTAGAAGGACTAAAAAGAGCGAATAAAAATTATAGTTTGGAGATTTTGGACTTAAAATCTGCTGATTGGGAAACCAAAAAAGCTAAAATGATTACTCAAGCTTGGTTAGAGAAGTTTCCAACTATTGATGTGATTATGGCTGCGGATGATCAAATGGCAGTGGGAGCCAGTGAAGCAGTTCAAGAAGCTAATAAATCAGGAATTATTATTACTGGATTTGATGGAACTCCCTATGGTTTAAATGCTATTAAAACTGGACAAATTGATGCAACTATTAATCAACTTCCTAGAACTCAAATTAGTTTAATTACTCAATTAATGATTAATTCTCTAGAAAAAGAACAAACAACACTTCCCTTATGTCAACTGATTGGACAAGAACAAACTGAGAATTCTTTGTTAATTACACAAGATAATATTAATGAAGCTTTAAACCCATGA